One Pecten maximus chromosome 16, xPecMax1.1, whole genome shotgun sequence DNA window includes the following coding sequences:
- the LOC117314602 gene encoding integumentary mucin C.1-like, with translation MTWNEAKVACENLGMALAKVDTLMKQEYIDTYIDTDWSPNVTGELWIGLHKIDIAQPGLTKWSDCTEIGWNNFATAEPSTSTDKLCFALSEDLSWISHVCDTQLQSICESTTGDCTFDTYPEHGCGHTLKSSSESDWDTCLAECLTDTLPTGEECWAVGHWDGYTGDDCWKFHSADDPNICITEMFSYSAINVGIKICFESDIDVSVPPSVPSSFPNTDCFVIYTTTTIDPTTIAISTSPSSTSTAEAAAEETTIMETTTTTTPPTTTLSTTASTGPTTMPTTTKQDTTISNQIATTNGTLPVLGVCSCTCSMINTSLINLQEEIEKLKDLLTVKKSTTSLYKRKFISVKDDRVSSTSIGYVGVTLLILSFGTIIVLDFPVLVNQIKIAFRGHSKHRVSCA, from the exons ATGACATGGAATGAAGCGAAGGTGGCTTGTGAAAACCTTGGCATGGCTCTCGCTAAAGTCGATACTCTCATGAAGCAGGAATACATCGATACGTATATAGATACAGACTGGAGCCCGAACGT GACAGGGGAACTGTGGATTGGACTTCATAAGATTGATATTGCCCAGCCAGGGCTAACGAAGTGGTCGGATTGTACCGAAATCGGCTGGAACAACTTCGCTACGGCCGAACCCAGTACGTCAACTGACAAGCTGTGTTTTGCATTATCAGAAGACTTAAGCTGGATATCGCATGTGTGTGATACACAACTACAGTCTATCTGTGAATCAACAACAG GTGACTGCACATTTGACACTTACCCTGAACATGGCTGTGGACACACTCTAAAAAGTAGTTCGGAATCAGACTGGGATACGTGCCTCGCTGAATGCCTCACTGATACGCTCCCAACCGGTGAGGAATGTTGGGCTGTTGGACACTGGGATGGATATACAGGAGATGACTGTTGGAAGTTTCATTCTGCAGATGACCCAAATATTTGCATCACTGAGATGTTTTCCTATTCTGCAATTAATGTTGGCATCAAGATATGTTTTGAAT CTGACATCGACGTATCGGTTCCTCCAAGTGTGCCTAGTTCCTTTCCGAATACAGATTGCTTTGTAATTTACACTACCACAACCATTGATCCTACTACAATAGCAATATCCACTTCaccatcatcaacatcaacagCAGAAGCAGCAGCAGAAGAAACAACAATAATggaaacaacaacaacgacgacgcCACCAACAACGACATTATCAACAACAGCATCAACAGGACCTACAACGATGCCGACAACGACGAAACAGGATACAACCATTTCTAATCAAATAGCGACAACGAATG GTACACTTCCAGTTCTAGGCGTATGCAGTTGTACATGTTCCATGATCAATACGTCGTTGATCAATCTACAAGAAGAAATCGAAAAACTCAAGGATTTACTGACTGTTAAAAAATCTACAACATCTTTATACAAACGGAAGTTTATTAGCGTCAAGGACGACCGTGTATCATCAACATCTATTGGATACGTAGGCGTCACTCTGCTTATTTTGTCATTCGGAACAATAATTGTCCTGGATTTTCCTGTTTTAGTTAATCAGATAAAAATAGCATTTCGAGGTCATTCAAAACATCGTGTATCCTGTGcataa